The Sulfolobus sp. A20 genomic interval ATAACTTATAACGAATTAACTTCAATGCCTTCTGTCACCATAAAAGATACTATACAATGTGTTTCAGACCCTCTATTCTTAAGGGCAAACGTTGAGTGGACTGGTGTTCCTTTAAGGTATATACTTAACATGGCTAACCCTAAAGCTTCGGCAATTAAGGTTTTGACATTTGGTGCAGAGGGTTATACAGCAGATTTACCCTTATGGAAGGCAATGGAAGATGATACATTAGTAGCTTACATGGTTGACGGAAAGCCCCTACCTCAAGTTCACGGATATCCAGTTAGAATGGTTGTTCCCAGGTGGTGGGGTTATACATATACTAAGTGGCTTGTGAGAATTCATGTAACATCGAAGAATGTTCTAGGCTATTGGGAAAGTCTGGGGTATCCTGATGTTGCAAGGAAGGACTAATAGATTATTAATAATAACGTCTACTCTAATCATCTCTTTAGGGGCTATTTCAAAATTGATACCCCTTTTTGTCATAGGGATTGTAATGATGGTTAACAATT includes:
- a CDS encoding molybdopterin-dependent oxidoreductase, translated to MRRRDFLKLMVLSASLITLYRLGSYEINSLQHSNGLTPFGSWYVVQIAETPSINLNNYVLTVDGDVENPLQITYNELTSMPSVTIKDTIQCVSDPLFLRANVEWTGVPLRYILNMANPKASAIKVLTFGAEGYTADLPLWKAMEDDTLVAYMVDGKPLPQVHGYPVRMVVPRWWGYTYTKWLVRIHVTSKNVLGYWESLGYPDVARKD